In the Muricauda sp. MAR_2010_75 genome, one interval contains:
- a CDS encoding outer membrane lipoprotein carrier protein LolA encodes MNQNKTMIKKHILLIGFLTVGLFSFGQNSDKAKALLDEVYSKVKSYDNIYIDFRSTLENTEANLKQETNGNVTLDGEKYFLNYLGAQQLFDGNKVYTIVPENEEVTIEDVNEDNDNVSPSKMLTFYKTGHNYQWDILQNVDGRKIQYVKLIPIDSNTEIKSVLLGIDTQTKHIYKLIQTGNNGTKTTITVNSFKTNQPLSSTLFTFDEKKYEDKGYYITRN; translated from the coding sequence ATGAATCAAAATAAAACCATGATCAAAAAACATATTCTTTTAATCGGATTTTTAACGGTAGGTCTTTTTTCGTTCGGGCAAAACTCGGACAAGGCCAAAGCATTGCTGGATGAAGTGTACAGCAAAGTAAAAAGCTACGATAATATTTATATTGATTTTAGGTCCACTCTGGAAAATACTGAGGCCAACCTAAAACAAGAAACCAACGGTAATGTTACCTTGGATGGTGAAAAGTATTTCCTGAATTATTTGGGGGCACAACAACTTTTTGATGGAAATAAAGTGTACACCATTGTTCCCGAAAATGAGGAGGTTACCATAGAGGATGTCAACGAGGACAATGATAACGTTAGCCCATCAAAAATGCTCACGTTCTACAAGACAGGTCACAACTATCAGTGGGACATCTTACAAAATGTAGATGGAAGAAAAATCCAATACGTAAAATTGATTCCCATTGATTCCAATACGGAAATCAAGTCTGTGCTGTTGGGGATTGACACCCAAACCAAACATATCTACAAGCTTATACAGACCGGGAACAATGGCACCAAAACCACCATCACCGTTAATTCTTTCAAAACCAATCAGCCACTTTCGAGCACACTGTTTACCTTTGACGAGAAAAAATACGAGGACAAAGGGTATTACATTACAAGAAACTAG
- a CDS encoding LptF/LptG family permease, whose product MKILDQYILRRFLYNFFSSFFILIVIFIFQGIWLFIDDLAGKGLGIVIIGKFIFYFIPTLVDKVLPLTVLLSSILTFGTFAENYEFAAMKASGISLQRGMRSLIVFVLFLGVVTFFFANNVIPKSEQKIFNLRRNIAKVKPAAAITEGVFSDFEGTGEGMNIKVDKKYGEQDRFLDNVIIHKKTDQNINSTVIKAKTGELISSEESDIIQLVLKDGHYYEELIPKDAKERRKHPFAKSEFETYTINIDISELNNQDLEEDGNITTDKMKNVGRLVKDIDSLAKNNLEKVEAFSKNIVNRMGAFPEKNLKTDSIRLIAAVDTSKTKIAKDTIKDVDDVLATLEEWQRLQVINNAKNSVSGILNTVISKKEELQKRYKFYNSHILSLHNKYALAFSCIILFFVGAPLGAIIRKGGLGLPMVIAIVLFLTYYFIGVFAGNYAKEGNIHPAFGAWLSTLIMLPLGISLTRRATADRGLFGFGNIFDRIKSLFKKKEKDSEV is encoded by the coding sequence TTGAAAATACTAGACCAGTATATATTACGAAGATTTCTATATAATTTCTTCAGTTCATTTTTCATCTTGATCGTCATATTCATCTTTCAGGGAATATGGCTATTCATTGATGATTTGGCTGGAAAAGGTCTGGGCATTGTCATTATTGGAAAGTTCATTTTCTACTTTATCCCCACCTTGGTGGACAAAGTACTCCCACTTACCGTTCTATTGTCCTCCATCCTAACCTTTGGAACCTTTGCCGAAAACTATGAGTTTGCCGCCATGAAGGCTTCGGGAATCTCCCTCCAGCGTGGTATGCGCAGCTTGATTGTATTTGTACTCTTTTTGGGTGTGGTCACTTTTTTCTTCGCGAACAACGTTATTCCAAAATCCGAACAAAAAATATTCAACCTTAGGCGAAATATTGCCAAGGTAAAACCCGCCGCTGCCATTACGGAAGGGGTTTTCAGTGATTTTGAAGGCACCGGCGAAGGAATGAACATAAAAGTGGACAAAAAATATGGGGAACAGGACCGTTTTTTGGACAATGTCATCATCCACAAAAAAACGGACCAAAACATAAACAGTACGGTCATCAAGGCAAAAACAGGAGAATTGATCAGTAGTGAGGAATCCGATATCATTCAACTGGTGCTAAAAGATGGGCATTATTATGAAGAACTAATTCCCAAGGATGCCAAAGAAAGAAGGAAACACCCCTTTGCGAAATCGGAATTTGAGACCTACACCATTAACATTGATATCTCTGAGCTCAACAATCAAGACTTGGAGGAAGATGGGAACATTACCACCGACAAGATGAAGAATGTGGGCCGTTTGGTAAAGGATATTGATTCTTTGGCCAAAAACAACTTGGAAAAAGTAGAGGCCTTCTCCAAGAATATTGTCAACCGTATGGGTGCCTTCCCTGAAAAGAATCTTAAAACGGACAGTATTCGCCTTATTGCAGCTGTAGATACCTCAAAAACCAAAATAGCAAAGGACACCATAAAAGATGTTGATGACGTCCTGGCCACACTTGAAGAATGGCAACGGCTTCAGGTTATAAACAATGCCAAAAATTCCGTATCCGGGATTTTAAACACGGTCATCTCCAAAAAGGAAGAACTCCAAAAACGATACAAGTTCTACAATAGCCACATCCTTTCGTTGCACAATAAATATGCACTGGCATTTTCCTGCATTATTCTCTTCTTTGTGGGAGCTCCATTGGGCGCCATTATTAGAAAAGGAGGGCTTGGTCTCCCTATGGTGATTGCCATTGTCTTATTTTTGACGTATTATTTTATTGGGGTATTTGCTGGAAACTACGCCAAGGAAGGAAACATACACCCAGCATTTGGGGCTTGGCTTTCCACCTTAATCATGCTTCCGTTGGGTATCTCGCTCACTAGAAGGGCCACCGCAGATAGAGGGCTGTTCGGGTTTGGAAATATTTTTGACCGCATTAAATCCCTGTTTAAAAAGAAAGAAAAAGATTCTGAAGTATAA